The Geodermatophilaceae bacterium NBWT11 genome has a segment encoding these proteins:
- a CDS encoding haloalkane dehalogenase, producing MPSPDDRFPRSRVSIRGKEMAYVDTGSGETILFLHGNPTSSYLWRNVIPHLTDQGRCVAPDLIGMGESDKLEDPGRGTYSFATHAAYLEDLLEDLQLGDRITLVLHDWGSALGFDWASRHPERVRAIAFTEAIVSPLLWADWPRAAKGVFQGMRSDAGESLVLDRNTFVERILPASTLHGLTPEAHDRYRQPFLEREDRWPTLEWPRQIPIEHVPPDVHDVVDHYGQWLAHSEVPKLFLDADPGSILTGRLRHLVRRWPALTEVTVPGSHFVPEDSPHELGTAIADWLRSLP from the coding sequence CTGCCCTCCCCGGACGACCGCTTCCCCCGCTCCCGCGTCAGCATCCGCGGCAAGGAGATGGCCTACGTCGACACCGGGTCCGGGGAGACGATCCTGTTCCTGCACGGCAACCCGACGTCGTCCTACCTGTGGCGCAACGTCATCCCGCACCTCACCGACCAGGGCCGGTGCGTGGCGCCGGACCTGATCGGCATGGGCGAGTCGGACAAGCTCGAGGACCCCGGCCGCGGCACCTACTCCTTCGCCACGCACGCGGCGTACCTGGAGGACCTGCTCGAGGACCTGCAGCTCGGCGACCGGATCACCCTGGTGCTGCACGACTGGGGCTCCGCGCTCGGGTTCGACTGGGCCTCCCGGCACCCCGAGCGGGTGCGGGCGATCGCGTTCACCGAGGCCATCGTCAGCCCGCTGCTCTGGGCGGACTGGCCCCGGGCGGCCAAGGGGGTCTTCCAGGGCATGCGCTCGGACGCCGGGGAGTCCCTGGTCCTGGACCGCAACACCTTCGTCGAGCGGATCCTCCCCGCCTCGACCCTGCACGGGCTGACCCCGGAGGCCCACGACCGGTACCGGCAGCCGTTCCTGGAGCGGGAGGACCGCTGGCCCACGCTGGAGTGGCCGCGGCAGATCCCGATCGAGCACGTGCCGCCGGACGTGCACGACGTCGTCGACCACTACGGGCAGTGGCTGGCGCACTCCGAGGTGCCCAAGCTGTTCCTGGACGCCGACCCGGGCTCGATCCTCACCGGGCGGCTGCGGCACCTGGTGCGTCGGTGGCCGGCGCTGACCGAGGTCACCGTGCCGGGCTCGCACTTCGTGCCCGAGGACTCCCCGCACGAGCTGGGGACGGCGATCGCGGACTGGCTGCGCAGCCTGCCCTGA
- a CDS encoding phosphotransferase has product MSAPARQESAVAAAVAAARTLGLVVEEPRVLYDGFSVVVHLAPSPVVARVPTVLGRTVLADRSAQLRQMRLELQATAWLAGTGFPCVRPAHPEPLQAGGHALTLWELVEQLPDPVTEAESGAVVARLQAALATCPVDLDWLVPLDPSVPDGIVQLADTRPGHVTADDVERALAEWAVLEPWATDPTVHAAVFPDVPVQPVHGDAPFYNVIVTADGVLSSDFEHVGLGPREWDVAGVPAGVRAGYDEAAAELGLPGLDPQVLALCERGRLLQLLAVFPLADAVPGMVDALEPLVAGWRDSPPLTDLRTPLT; this is encoded by the coding sequence GTGAGCGCACCGGCCCGCCAGGAGTCCGCCGTCGCCGCTGCCGTGGCGGCCGCCCGCACGCTGGGGCTGGTCGTCGAGGAGCCCCGGGTGCTCTACGACGGGTTCTCCGTCGTCGTCCACCTCGCACCGTCCCCGGTGGTCGCGCGGGTGCCCACGGTGCTCGGGCGGACGGTGCTGGCCGACCGGAGCGCGCAGCTGCGCCAGATGCGGCTGGAGCTGCAGGCCACGGCGTGGCTGGCCGGCACCGGGTTCCCGTGCGTCCGCCCCGCGCACCCCGAGCCGCTGCAGGCCGGCGGGCACGCGCTGACCCTGTGGGAGCTCGTCGAGCAGCTGCCCGACCCGGTCACCGAGGCCGAGAGCGGTGCCGTGGTGGCCCGGCTGCAGGCAGCGCTGGCCACGTGCCCCGTCGACCTGGACTGGCTGGTGCCCCTGGACCCCTCGGTGCCCGACGGGATCGTCCAGCTCGCCGACACCAGGCCCGGCCACGTCACCGCCGACGACGTCGAGCGCGCCCTCGCCGAGTGGGCGGTGCTCGAGCCGTGGGCCACCGACCCGACCGTGCACGCCGCGGTCTTCCCCGACGTGCCGGTGCAGCCGGTGCACGGCGACGCCCCGTTCTACAACGTGATCGTGACCGCCGACGGGGTGCTCAGCTCGGACTTCGAGCACGTCGGGCTGGGCCCGCGGGAGTGGGACGTGGCCGGGGTGCCCGCCGGCGTGCGGGCCGGGTACGACGAGGCCGCCGCCGAGCTGGGCCTGCCCGGGCTCGACCCGCAGGTGCTGGCGCTGTGCGAGCGGGGCCGGCTGCTGCAGCTGCTCGCGGTCTTCCCGCTGGCCGACGCCGTGCCGGGCATGGTCGACGCGCTGGAGCCGCTGGTCGCAGGATGGCGGGACTCGCCCCCGCTCACCGACCTGCGGACGCCGCTGACCTGA
- a CDS encoding 3-methyladenine DNA glycosylase produces the protein MTVLPPDVAAARAAAHRERLLPWVGPHQERRSRREAHPVWDFLFTYYSESPAKLLRWHPGVGTAVTGELAEERLGWPMYARLGDGSVGLDVAAFRAKRGTAAGWTASLLERTASRAGQFGCFGLHEWAMVYRSGDDVRHGAVPLRLGSAGTDAVVEGHRLQCTHIDAFRFFTEPAVGRNSLTPTRETQSELEQPGCLHATMDLYKWAYKLSPAVPGELLADGFVLAADVRELDMRASPYDLADHGWSPVRIETAAGKAEYAAAQRGFAARGAALRERLLAVCDAVLEPAGV, from the coding sequence GTGACCGTGCTGCCGCCCGACGTCGCGGCCGCCCGGGCCGCCGCGCACCGCGAGCGGCTGCTGCCCTGGGTGGGCCCGCACCAGGAGCGCCGCAGCCGGCGCGAGGCGCACCCGGTCTGGGACTTCCTCTTCACCTACTACTCCGAGTCGCCCGCCAAGCTGCTGCGCTGGCACCCCGGCGTGGGGACGGCGGTGACCGGCGAGCTCGCCGAGGAGCGGCTGGGCTGGCCGATGTACGCCCGACTCGGGGACGGGTCGGTCGGCCTCGACGTCGCCGCGTTCCGGGCCAAGCGGGGGACGGCGGCCGGCTGGACGGCGTCCCTGCTCGAGCGGACGGCGTCCCGGGCCGGACAGTTCGGATGCTTCGGGCTGCACGAGTGGGCGATGGTCTACCGCTCCGGGGACGACGTCCGGCACGGCGCGGTGCCGCTGCGGCTGGGGTCGGCGGGCACCGACGCCGTCGTCGAGGGGCACCGGCTGCAGTGCACGCACATCGACGCGTTCCGCTTCTTCACCGAGCCGGCCGTGGGGCGCAACAGCCTCACGCCCACCCGGGAGACCCAGTCCGAGCTGGAGCAGCCGGGCTGCCTGCACGCCACCATGGACCTCTACAAGTGGGCCTACAAGCTCTCCCCCGCCGTGCCCGGCGAGCTGCTGGCCGACGGCTTCGTGCTCGCCGCCGACGTCCGCGAGCTCGACATGCGGGCCAGCCCGTACGACCTGGCCGACCACGGCTGGTCCCCCGTGCGCATCGAGACCGCCGCCGGCAAGGCCGAGTACGCCGCCGCCCAACGCGGCTTCGCCGCCCGCGGCGCGGCCCTCCGCGAGCGCCTGCTGGCCGTCTGCGACGCCGTCCTGGAGCCCGCGGGCGTCTGA
- a CDS encoding FAD-dependent monooxygenase, with the protein MPVETDVLVVGTGPAGASAALFLTTYGTRVLVVTKYGRLSQEPRAHITNQRAMETLRDMGVEQTLTALATPWELMGTTTFCTSLAGEELGRIPSWGTDTVRHADYELASPCTMLDAPQTITEPVIVKAAQDRGARVRFETEYVSHVQDDDGVTTTLRDRMTGVEYEVRSRYLVGADGARSAVAADLELPFEVPGAVGGALGIVFRADLTHLVAHRPSVLYWMLQPGAEKEGVGLGVLRMIKPWTEWMLMWGYAVADGPPELTDAFVRELAVGLVGTDDFEMEVLSGSPWTVNHHFATTISKGRVFCAGDAVHRHPPTNGLGSNTSIQDAYNLAWKLAHVIAGTADPALLDSYDAERAPIARQVVERANQSIADTGRIMAALELTDTTDVEVLERQLALRRAPGPEGDRIRAAVRDAIAHKAYEFDAHGVEHNQRYASGAVVPDGTPMPAYERDAELYARPTTWPGAKLPHTWVTRDGREVSTLDLVGKGRFAVVTGVGGEAWVEAAAELGAERGLQLTAVPIGPGLPYDDPYGTWAALRETADGGVLLVRPDGYVAARQLTAPASAEQAREWLATALDAVLGRRPA; encoded by the coding sequence GTGCCCGTGGAGACCGACGTCCTGGTGGTGGGCACCGGCCCCGCCGGCGCGTCCGCCGCGCTGTTCCTAACCACCTACGGCACGCGCGTCCTCGTCGTCACCAAGTACGGCCGGCTGTCCCAGGAGCCGCGGGCGCACATCACCAACCAGCGGGCCATGGAGACCCTGCGCGACATGGGCGTCGAGCAGACGCTCACCGCGCTGGCCACCCCGTGGGAGCTGATGGGCACCACCACGTTCTGCACCAGCCTGGCGGGGGAGGAGCTCGGCCGGATCCCCTCGTGGGGGACCGACACCGTGCGGCACGCCGACTACGAGCTGGCCAGCCCCTGCACGATGCTCGACGCCCCGCAGACGATCACCGAGCCGGTGATCGTGAAGGCCGCCCAGGACCGGGGTGCCCGGGTGCGGTTCGAGACCGAGTACGTCTCCCACGTCCAGGACGACGACGGCGTCACCACCACGCTGCGGGACCGGATGACCGGCGTGGAGTACGAGGTGCGCTCCCGCTACCTGGTGGGTGCCGACGGCGCCCGCAGTGCGGTCGCCGCCGACCTCGAGCTGCCCTTCGAGGTCCCCGGCGCGGTGGGCGGTGCGCTGGGCATCGTGTTCCGCGCCGACCTGACGCACCTGGTCGCGCACCGGCCCTCGGTCCTCTACTGGATGCTCCAGCCGGGCGCGGAGAAGGAGGGCGTCGGGCTGGGCGTGCTGCGGATGATCAAGCCCTGGACCGAGTGGATGCTGATGTGGGGCTACGCGGTCGCCGACGGCCCGCCGGAGCTGACCGACGCGTTCGTCCGTGAGCTCGCCGTGGGCCTGGTGGGCACCGACGACTTCGAGATGGAGGTGCTGTCCGGGTCGCCGTGGACGGTCAACCACCACTTCGCGACGACGATCTCGAAGGGCCGGGTCTTCTGCGCCGGGGACGCCGTGCACCGGCACCCGCCGACCAACGGCCTGGGCTCCAACACCTCGATCCAGGACGCCTACAACCTGGCCTGGAAGCTCGCCCACGTCATCGCCGGGACCGCCGACCCCGCGCTGCTGGACTCCTACGACGCCGAGCGCGCCCCCATCGCCCGGCAGGTCGTCGAGCGGGCCAACCAGTCCATCGCCGACACCGGCCGGATCATGGCGGCGCTGGAGCTGACCGACACCACCGACGTCGAGGTGCTCGAGCGCCAGCTCGCGCTGCGCCGGGCACCGGGCCCCGAGGGCGACCGCATCCGGGCCGCCGTCCGGGACGCGATCGCGCACAAGGCCTACGAGTTCGACGCGCACGGCGTGGAGCACAACCAGCGCTACGCCTCGGGCGCGGTGGTCCCCGACGGGACGCCGATGCCGGCCTACGAGCGGGACGCCGAGCTGTACGCCCGGCCCACCACCTGGCCCGGCGCCAAGCTGCCGCACACCTGGGTCACCCGCGACGGCCGGGAGGTCTCCACCCTGGACCTGGTCGGGAAGGGCCGGTTCGCCGTCGTCACCGGCGTCGGCGGCGAGGCCTGGGTGGAGGCCGCCGCCGAGCTCGGTGCCGAGCGCGGGCTGCAGCTCACCGCCGTCCCGATCGGGCCCGGGCTGCCCTACGACGACCCGTACGGCACCTGGGCCGCGCTGCGCGAGACCGCGGACGGCGGGGTGCTGCTGGTCCGCCCCGACGGGTACGTCGCGGCCCGGCAGCTGACCGCCCCGGCCTCGGCGGAGCAGGCCCGGGAGTGGCTGGCGACCGCGCTGGACGCCGTCCTGGGGCGTCGTCCGGCCTGA
- a CDS encoding AAA family ATPase, with protein MPSATPEVPTDPVLAAEQEHVTGLYARLDAARELAVTRRQQAISAPLVDNAQAMGEKEAAVRFHGTRIVQLDAAEAGLVLGRLDRESTPQPLYVGRTGLPADDAGGDPALVDWRAPASRPFYTATPFRPEGVTRRRHIRTLGRTVTDVDDEVLVLAEGEEADEHGLTGEAALLRALTADRTGRMTDIVRTIQAEQDQIIRSDSRGILVVQGGPGTGKTAVALHRAAYLLYTHRDRLARSGLLVVGPTPTFLRYIADVLPALGETGVVMAGLGQLRPGLDATALDGPETAEVKGRLDMAAVIAAAVKERQGVLRGTREVVVDRERIRLRAGDISRVRTQARRASRLHNLARPAFYRGLVDLIAQRVADRLGSDVRGGENLMDAEDRRALRQEIAGEPAVADLVEELWPLLTPEELLRDLFSSADRLARAGRDLSEADRALLLRPADAPWTVADVPLLEEADELLGVDDSAERAAAARRRQAGVDDAQRTLDLLHGSRSHDADDDEESEELTAADLLDAEGLADREEEADYRSTSERAAADRTWTFGHVVVDEAQELSAMAWRVLARKCPTLSMTVVGDLAQTGSLAGASSWSEVLTPHARTQWRLAQLTVNYRTPTEIMDVAADVLAASGSELEAPRSVRSSGEHPRAERVDERELLDRVVMVTSDLSGKGGTTAVITPVSRFDAVLAAVSAELSSVTAGAGADSSAGTVVLRPAEAKGLEFDSVVLVEPERVLTEGVRGDSDLYVALTRATQRLAVLHTGDLPESLHRLTD; from the coding sequence GTGCCGAGCGCCACCCCTGAGGTCCCGACCGATCCCGTGCTCGCTGCCGAGCAGGAGCACGTCACGGGGCTGTACGCCCGGCTCGACGCCGCCCGCGAGCTCGCCGTCACCCGCCGGCAGCAGGCCATCTCGGCCCCGCTGGTGGACAACGCGCAGGCAATGGGGGAGAAGGAGGCCGCGGTCCGCTTCCACGGCACCCGGATCGTGCAGCTGGACGCCGCGGAGGCCGGCCTGGTGCTCGGGCGCCTGGACCGGGAGTCCACCCCGCAGCCGCTCTACGTGGGCCGCACCGGGCTGCCCGCCGACGACGCCGGCGGCGACCCCGCGCTGGTCGACTGGCGGGCCCCGGCGAGCCGGCCGTTCTACACCGCCACCCCGTTCCGGCCCGAGGGCGTCACCCGGCGTCGGCACATCCGCACGCTGGGCCGCACCGTCACCGACGTCGACGACGAGGTGCTGGTGCTCGCCGAGGGCGAGGAGGCCGACGAGCACGGGCTGACCGGCGAGGCCGCGCTGCTGCGGGCGCTGACCGCCGACCGCACCGGCCGGATGACCGACATCGTGCGCACGATCCAGGCCGAGCAGGACCAGATCATCCGCTCGGACTCGCGCGGGATCCTCGTCGTCCAGGGCGGGCCGGGCACCGGCAAGACCGCCGTCGCCCTGCACCGTGCTGCCTACCTGCTCTACACCCACCGCGACCGGCTGGCCCGCAGCGGGCTGCTGGTCGTGGGCCCCACCCCGACCTTCCTGCGCTACATCGCCGACGTGCTGCCCGCCCTCGGCGAGACCGGCGTCGTGATGGCCGGGCTGGGCCAGCTGCGCCCCGGCCTGGACGCGACCGCGCTGGACGGCCCCGAGACCGCCGAGGTCAAGGGCCGCCTGGACATGGCCGCCGTGATCGCCGCGGCGGTCAAGGAGCGGCAGGGCGTGCTGCGCGGCACCCGCGAGGTCGTCGTGGACCGGGAGCGGATCCGGCTGCGTGCCGGCGACATCAGCCGGGTGCGCACCCAGGCGCGGCGGGCGTCGCGGCTGCACAACCTGGCCCGGCCGGCGTTCTACCGCGGCCTGGTCGACCTCATCGCGCAGCGGGTGGCCGACCGGCTGGGCTCCGACGTCCGCGGCGGGGAGAACCTGATGGACGCCGAGGACCGGCGCGCGTTGCGCCAGGAGATCGCCGGCGAGCCCGCGGTGGCCGACCTGGTGGAGGAGCTGTGGCCGCTGCTCACCCCCGAGGAGCTGCTGCGCGACCTGTTCTCCTCGGCCGACCGGCTCGCCCGGGCCGGCCGCGACCTCTCCGAGGCCGACCGGGCGCTGCTTCTGCGCCCCGCGGACGCGCCGTGGACCGTGGCCGACGTGCCGCTGCTGGAGGAGGCCGACGAGCTGCTCGGGGTGGACGACAGCGCCGAGCGCGCCGCGGCCGCCCGCCGCCGCCAGGCCGGGGTCGACGACGCCCAGCGCACCCTGGACCTGCTGCACGGTTCCCGCTCGCACGACGCGGACGACGACGAGGAGTCCGAGGAGCTCACCGCCGCCGACCTGCTCGACGCCGAGGGGCTGGCCGACCGCGAGGAGGAGGCCGACTACCGGTCCACCTCCGAGCGGGCCGCCGCCGACCGCACCTGGACCTTCGGGCACGTGGTGGTCGACGAGGCGCAGGAGCTGTCGGCGATGGCGTGGCGGGTGCTGGCCCGCAAGTGCCCGACCCTGTCGATGACCGTGGTCGGCGACCTGGCCCAGACCGGCTCGCTGGCCGGTGCCTCGAGCTGGTCGGAGGTGCTCACCCCGCACGCCCGCACCCAGTGGCGGCTGGCCCAGCTGACCGTCAACTACCGCACGCCGACCGAGATCATGGACGTCGCCGCCGACGTGCTGGCCGCTTCGGGCTCGGAGCTGGAGGCGCCCCGTTCGGTGCGCAGCAGCGGCGAGCACCCGCGCGCCGAGCGGGTGGACGAGCGCGAGCTGCTCGACCGGGTGGTCATGGTGACCTCGGACCTGTCCGGCAAGGGCGGGACGACGGCGGTCATCACCCCGGTCAGCCGGTTCGACGCGGTGCTCGCCGCCGTCTCGGCCGAGCTGTCCTCGGTCACCGCCGGCGCCGGCGCGGACTCCTCGGCCGGCACCGTGGTGCTGCGCCCGGCCGAGGCGAAGGGCCTGGAGTTCGACTCCGTCGTCCTCGTCGAGCCCGAGCGGGTGCTCACCGAGGGCGTCCGCGGTGACAGCGACCTCTACGTGGCGCTCACCCGGGCCACCCAACGGCTGGCCGTGCTGCACACCGGCGACCTCCCCGAGAGCCTGCACCGGCTCACCGACTGA
- a CDS encoding sugar ABC transporter substrate-binding protein, with translation MRNPDCSAVIDSRRSRGFSRRSFLAASGAGALALAGCGTGFELQRGDGTASREGRLSFTLWAGDAELTAFTTVAEEWSRTSGIPVVFNVVPFGEALTGIDAGLASSRAPDLFRVTYQDIGIYAAGDALLDLTDLLPSGFVDGFGPAFVSAVQSEGRVYGVPHHTDTSLVLYDTEALAGARIPESLDDAWTWEEFGSIARSLPTGEVQFAFGVNWQLAGAYRWLNWVDQLGGRLLTEDLTGPAIDSRAGRDALAFTQSFFADGLVPRTTSTKGAYVDELFTAGTIAMVFAGDFLLPTIDPAFLSAGREYGATFLPRDERASADLGGNAVVATSQSKNPEAAADFLAYLSGDEAQALFCAQATVLPTRTALLDQQLDYAVRPDLMELFVQQATTITPELSAQVTVPQFNAVNASMVDRLEQAFLSGDDPAGVLADLSDDIAGRLS, from the coding sequence GTGCGGAACCCCGACTGTTCAGCGGTGATCGACTCACGACGTAGTCGCGGGTTCTCGCGACGGTCCTTCCTGGCCGCCTCGGGGGCCGGTGCGCTGGCCCTCGCCGGGTGCGGCACCGGGTTCGAGCTGCAGCGCGGGGACGGCACGGCCAGCCGCGAGGGCCGGCTCAGCTTCACGCTGTGGGCGGGGGACGCCGAGCTGACCGCGTTCACCACCGTCGCCGAGGAGTGGTCGCGCACCAGCGGCATCCCGGTGGTCTTCAACGTCGTCCCGTTCGGCGAGGCGTTGACCGGCATCGACGCGGGCCTGGCCAGCAGTCGGGCGCCGGACCTGTTCCGGGTGACCTACCAGGACATCGGCATCTACGCCGCCGGCGACGCCCTGCTCGACCTCACCGACCTGCTGCCCAGCGGGTTCGTCGACGGGTTCGGCCCGGCATTCGTCTCCGCGGTGCAGTCCGAGGGCCGGGTCTACGGCGTGCCGCACCACACCGACACCTCCCTGGTCCTCTACGACACCGAGGCACTCGCGGGGGCCCGCATCCCCGAGAGCCTGGACGACGCCTGGACCTGGGAGGAGTTCGGCTCGATCGCCCGGTCGCTGCCGACCGGGGAGGTCCAGTTCGCCTTCGGGGTCAACTGGCAGCTCGCCGGGGCCTACCGCTGGCTCAACTGGGTCGACCAGCTCGGCGGCCGGCTGCTCACCGAGGACCTCACCGGGCCCGCGATCGACAGCCGGGCGGGCCGGGACGCCCTGGCCTTCACCCAGTCCTTCTTCGCCGACGGCCTGGTGCCGCGGACGACGTCGACCAAGGGCGCCTACGTCGACGAGCTGTTCACCGCCGGCACCATCGCGATGGTGTTCGCCGGGGACTTCCTGCTGCCCACCATCGACCCGGCCTTCCTCAGCGCCGGCCGCGAGTACGGCGCGACGTTCCTGCCCCGGGACGAGCGGGCCTCGGCCGACCTGGGCGGCAACGCCGTGGTCGCCACCTCGCAGTCGAAGAACCCCGAGGCCGCCGCGGACTTCCTGGCCTACCTGTCCGGGGACGAGGCCCAGGCGCTGTTCTGCGCGCAGGCCACCGTGCTGCCCACCCGGACGGCGCTGCTGGACCAGCAGCTGGACTACGCCGTCCGCCCCGATCTCATGGAGCTCTTCGTGCAGCAGGCCACCACGATCACCCCGGAGCTGTCCGCCCAGGTCACCGTGCCGCAGTTCAACGCGGTCAACGCCTCGATGGTCGACCGGCTGGAGCAGGCGTTCCTCTCCGGGGACGACCCGGCCGGGGTGCTCGCCGACCTCTCCGACGACATCGCCGGCCGGCTCTCGTGA
- a CDS encoding sugar ABC transporter permease yields MTTTAPAAVTAPLPEDDEEQRPTRKRRGAWKDSAAAWAMLSPNLLVFGLFLLLPLLATFWLSLYSSSGFGPREFIGFENYSELFGDDTFWRATLNTGVYALLTVPVSLVLGLGVALAINRPMRGRGLLRGIYYVPYVISGVVIAVAGRWVFNENVGVVNRLLRGAGLDGVPWQSDGVGAMASLVLISVWTKIGFCMVVYLAGLQSIPTEYLEAAQMDGAGRWTRLRHVIVPLLKPTTVFLVVLGVIESFQVFDIVYVLTGGGPGNATEMLVTYAYAEGFDARRQGYAATIGVVTYLLIAVLTALWWRRQKATEADQ; encoded by the coding sequence GTGACTACGACGGCCCCGGCGGCGGTCACCGCGCCCCTGCCCGAGGACGACGAGGAGCAGCGGCCCACCAGGAAGCGGCGCGGCGCGTGGAAGGACTCCGCCGCCGCCTGGGCGATGCTCTCGCCGAACCTGCTGGTGTTCGGGCTGTTCCTGCTGCTCCCGCTGCTGGCCACGTTCTGGCTCTCGCTGTACTCCTCCTCGGGGTTCGGGCCGAGGGAGTTCATCGGGTTCGAGAACTACAGCGAGCTGTTCGGCGACGACACGTTCTGGCGGGCCACGCTCAACACCGGGGTCTACGCGCTGCTCACCGTGCCGGTGTCGCTGGTGCTCGGCCTCGGCGTGGCGCTGGCGATCAACAGGCCGATGCGCGGTCGCGGGCTGCTGCGCGGCATCTACTACGTGCCCTACGTGATCAGCGGCGTGGTCATCGCCGTCGCCGGCCGGTGGGTGTTCAACGAGAACGTCGGGGTGGTCAACCGGCTGCTGCGCGGGGCGGGTCTGGACGGCGTGCCCTGGCAGTCCGACGGCGTCGGCGCGATGGCCTCGCTGGTGCTGATCAGCGTGTGGACCAAGATCGGCTTCTGCATGGTCGTCTACCTGGCCGGGCTGCAGTCGATCCCGACCGAGTACCTGGAGGCCGCCCAGATGGACGGCGCCGGGCGGTGGACCCGGCTGCGGCACGTCATCGTGCCGCTGCTCAAGCCGACGACGGTGTTCCTCGTCGTCCTGGGCGTGATCGAGAGCTTCCAGGTGTTCGACATCGTCTACGTGCTCACCGGCGGTGGCCCGGGCAACGCCACCGAGATGCTCGTGACCTACGCCTACGCCGAGGGCTTCGACGCCCGCCGGCAGGGCTACGCGGCGACGATCGGCGTGGTCACCTACCTGCTGATCGCGGTGCTGACGGCGCTGTGGTGGCGCCGCCAGAAGGCGACGGAGGCCGACCAGTGA
- a CDS encoding carbohydrate ABC transporter permease: MLFPLYWMVVTAFSGQGSLTSGPLRWFPENPTLDGFRRAFELLPFGSFFVNSLAIALVAMALSVTLNLMAGYVLAKYRFRGRQAVFVVIVSTLMIPVQVVMVPQFQLVAGLGWIDSYWAVIVPRAAEAFGIFLCRQFMLAIPDEILEAARMDGAGHLRVFWSVVLPMCRPLIAVLVILTFMYRWNEFAWPLIVLNDQQLFTVPIGLAFLQGEYGTDYPALMGMALLSTLPVLVVFALFQKQFVEGVARSGLR; this comes from the coding sequence ATGCTCTTCCCGCTGTACTGGATGGTCGTCACCGCCTTCAGCGGGCAGGGCTCCCTCACCAGCGGCCCGCTGCGCTGGTTCCCGGAGAACCCCACCCTGGACGGGTTCCGCCGGGCCTTCGAGCTGCTGCCCTTCGGCAGCTTCTTCGTCAACTCCCTGGCCATCGCGCTGGTGGCCATGGCGCTGTCGGTGACGCTGAACCTGATGGCCGGCTACGTGCTGGCCAAGTACCGGTTCCGCGGCCGGCAGGCGGTCTTCGTCGTCATCGTCTCGACGCTGATGATCCCGGTGCAGGTCGTGATGGTGCCGCAGTTCCAGCTGGTCGCCGGGCTGGGCTGGATCGACTCCTACTGGGCGGTGATCGTGCCGCGCGCGGCGGAGGCGTTCGGCATCTTCCTGTGCCGGCAGTTCATGCTCGCCATCCCCGACGAGATCCTCGAGGCCGCCCGGATGGACGGCGCCGGGCACCTGCGGGTGTTCTGGTCCGTCGTGCTCCCGATGTGCCGGCCGCTGATCGCGGTGCTGGTGATCCTCACGTTCATGTACCGCTGGAACGAGTTCGCCTGGCCGCTGATCGTGCTCAACGACCAGCAGCTGTTCACCGTGCCGATCGGGCTGGCGTTCCTGCAGGGCGAGTACGGCACCGACTACCCGGCGCTGATGGGCATGGCGCTGCTGTCGACGCTGCCGGTGCTCGTGGTGTTCGCGCTGTTCCAGAAGCAGTTCGTGGAGGGCGTGGCCCGCAGCGGCCTGCGCTGA